Proteins encoded together in one Benincasa hispida cultivar B227 chromosome 1, ASM972705v1, whole genome shotgun sequence window:
- the LOC120067561 gene encoding 40S ribosomal protein S3a, translated as MAVGKNKRISKGKKGGKKKATDPFAKKDWYDIKAPSVFTVKNVGKTLVTRTQGTKIASEGLKHRVFEISLADLQDDEEHAYRKIRLRAEDVQGRNVLTNFWGMNFTTDKLRSLVRKWHTLIEAHVDVKTTDNYTLRMFCIGFTKRRPNQVKRTCYAQSSQIRQIRRKMREIMINQASSCDLKELVRKFIPESIGKEIEKATSSIYPLQNVFIRKVKILKAPKFDLGKLMEVHGDYSEDVGVKVERPADEAAVEGATEIVGA; from the exons ATGGCCGTCGg CAAGAACAAGCGGATTTCGAAGGGAAAGAAGGGTGGCAAGAAGAAAGC CACTGATCCATTTGCCAAGAAGGATTGGTATGATATCAAGGCTCCTTCAGTTTTCACTGTTAAGAATGTCGGAAAGACTCTTGTTACTCGCACCCAGGGTACCAAG ATTGCATCTGAAGGACTCAAACATAGAGTCTTCGAGATCTCGTTGGCTGATCTTCAGGATGATGAAGAGCATGCTTACAGAAAGATTCGATTGAGAGCAGAAGATGTCCAAGGGAGGAATGTACTGACAAATTTCTGG GGAATGAACTTCACTACTGACAAGTTGAGGTCTTTGGTACGCAAATGGCATACCTTGATTGAAGCTCACGTAGATGTCAAAACCACAGACAACTACACCCTTAGAATGTTTTGCATTGGCTTTACTAAGAGAAGGCCGAACCAGGTGAAAAGGACCTGTTATGCACAATCGAGCCAGATCAGGCAG ATCCGCCGGAAGATGAGAGAGATCATGATAAACCAAGCGTCCTCCTGTGATTTGAAGGAATTGGTTCGCAAGTTCATTCCAGAATCAATCGGCAAGGAGATTGAAAAGGCAACATCCAGTATCTACCCACTTCAAAATGTGTTTATCCGgaaagttaaaattttgaaagctCCCAAATTCGATCTTGGGAAGCTAATGGAG GTTCACGGAGACTACTCAGAAGATGTTGGCGTGAAGGTTGAGAGACCTGCTGATGAAGCTGCGGTAGAGGGGGCTACTGAAATTGTTGGAGCTTGA
- the LOC120076043 gene encoding serine/threonine-protein phosphatase 7 long form homolog, whose translation MEPGPFNLVQLYQQNTHCSQSVWNSSSTVVLSCRRREVITQHTIPFDHCIIPYVQQAGFLGVAQIGFIQLDWHLITALVECWRPETHTFHLPCGECTITLQDVAIQFGLRVDDQPLTGSLQYDWNNVCEELLGVLPNDLKGSRLNILVGVPISRITSRCRRHQHM comes from the coding sequence ATGGAGCCTGGTCCTTTTAATCTTGTACAATTATACCAGCAAAATACGCATTGTTCACAATCAGTATGGAATAGTTCTTCCACTGTAGTGTTGAGTTGTCGGAGAAGGGAGGTGATTAcacaacatactatcccatttgatcactGCATTATTCCCTATGTTCAGCAGGCAGGTTTTCTTGGAGTTGCACAAATTGGTTTTATCCAGCTTGATTGGCACCTTATTACTGCTCTAGTTGAGTGTTGGAGACCagaaacccacacatttcacctgcctTGTGGTGAATGTACGATCACGCTGCAGGATGTTGCCATACAATTTGGGTTACGAGTGGACGACCAACCATTAACAGGTTCACTACAGTATGACTGGAACAACGTTTGTGAAGAACTCTTAGGCGTTCTACCAAATGATCTAAAAGGATCAAGATTGAATATCCTGGTTGGCGTCCCAATTTCCAGAATTACCTCCCGATGTCGACGACATCAGCATATGtag